The following proteins are co-located in the Halictus rubicundus isolate RS-2024b chromosome 1, iyHalRubi1_principal, whole genome shotgun sequence genome:
- the LOC143352335 gene encoding defensin-A-like, translating into MKASLFLAFFCLAAVAVTAVPNKNIEDEYRTVEDTENGGVVEPLWSCQTGGDWLCDKSCRMQGRNTGHCNSNDVCICS; encoded by the exons ATGAAGGCTTCACTTTTCCTTGCTTTCTTCTGCTTGGCCGCAGTCGCAGTTACGGCTGTTCCCAATAAGAATATCGAAG ATGAATACCGCACTGTTGAGGACACTGAAAACGGAGGTGTTGTAGAACCATTATGGTCCTGTCAAACGGGCGGAGATTGGCTTTGCGATAAGAGCTGTAGAATGCAGGGTAGAAACACTGGCCACTGCAACAGTAATGACGTATGCATTTGCTCGTAG
- the LOC143352322 gene encoding defensin-1-like has product MAKFYILAAFLFVAAAAVVAIPVDEEYEPLELAEVAEERVVRQRRVTCDLLSIKGIASACAVNCLSMGKAGGRCENGVCFCRKYVTF; this is encoded by the exons ATGGCGAAATTCTACATCCTTGCCGCTTTTCTGTTTGTGGCTGCAGCCGCTGTCGTCGCCATCCCCGTCG ACGAAGAATACGAACCTCTCGAACTCGCCGAAGTTGCGGAAGAGCGTGTCGTTAGGCAAAGAAGAGTGACCTGCGATCTTCTCTCGATCAAAGGAATCGCCAGTGCTTGCGCTGTCAATTGTCTCAGCATGGGCAAAGCTGGCGGTCGCTGCGAGAATGGTGTCTGTTTCTGTCGCAAGTACGTTACTTTCTAA